A single Paenibacillus sp. FSL R5-0517 DNA region contains:
- a CDS encoding carbohydrate ABC transporter permease gives MSNPSTVEKTISYIFLILVGVLLASPFLYMISIALASDATTVKSAFTFVPMEFQWSNFYTIFTNNNLGTYLKNSVIITIFTIVGSVLSASIVSYGFARIKAKGSRFLFIVLLSTMMIPGEVTMVPQFIIFRHLDWINTFYPLIVPSFFAGAFNVFLIRQFVMSIPKSLDEAAMIDGMGHPGIYWKIIMPLTYPILAAIAIFSFSYNWGNFMGPLIYINDPEKMPLALGVQLLTTVGGGQMPPWNLVMIASLFLTIPMVLVYLFGQRYVYEANISGGSSGIK, from the coding sequence ATGAGTAATCCATCGACTGTGGAGAAGACGATATCCTATATTTTTCTGATTCTGGTCGGGGTGCTGCTTGCTTCACCTTTCCTGTACATGATCTCCATTGCACTGGCAAGTGACGCAACAACCGTCAAATCAGCTTTTACCTTCGTTCCAATGGAGTTCCAGTGGTCGAACTTTTATACGATTTTCACGAATAACAATCTCGGAACGTATCTCAAAAACTCAGTCATTATTACCATCTTTACGATTGTTGGATCGGTATTGTCAGCTTCCATCGTGTCTTACGGCTTTGCCCGAATCAAAGCGAAAGGCAGCCGTTTCCTGTTTATCGTGTTGCTCAGTACGATGATGATTCCGGGTGAGGTGACGATGGTACCGCAGTTCATCATCTTCCGTCATCTGGACTGGATTAATACATTCTACCCGCTGATCGTACCGAGCTTCTTCGCCGGAGCGTTCAACGTATTCCTGATTCGGCAGTTTGTCATGAGTATCCCCAAATCACTGGATGAAGCCGCCATGATTGACGGCATGGGACATCCGGGGATCTATTGGAAGATTATTATGCCACTAACTTATCCGATTCTGGCGGCTATTGCGATCTTCTCATTCTCCTATAACTGGGGGAACTTCATGGGGCCGCTCATCTATATCAATGACCCGGAGAAAATGCCGCTTGCACTCGGTGTGCAGCTGTTGACTACAGTAGGTGGCGGACAGATGCCGCCATGGAACCTCGTGATGATTGCCTCCCTGTTCCTCACCATTCCGATGGTACTGGTATATCTGTTCGGACAACGTTATGTCTATGAAGCGAACATTAGCGGCGGAAGCAGCGGGATCAAGTAA
- a CDS encoding sugar ABC transporter permease, with protein MRKKDGKWFYIFISPWLIGFLGLTLGPILFSIYMSFTNWDLFQSPEFIGIDNYKTLLTDDPIFWKSVGNTFFYALISIPLGMSISLWIAYYLNKKIKGITFFRILFYLPSVVPVVASSLLFIHLLAPTEGLINQALAIFGIEGPAWLLDPNWVKPALILMSLWGVGGGVVLLLAGMKGIPQELYEAAAIDGAKSTQSFFHITFPMLTPVIFFNLVTGMIGALQTFAQVFIVTAGGPDNSSQMVVPYLFQNAFQFYKMGYASAIAWVLFIIIMALTLVVFRSSALWVHYEEGKANE; from the coding sequence GTGAGAAAAAAGGACGGGAAATGGTTCTACATCTTCATCTCGCCTTGGCTGATCGGGTTCCTGGGGCTGACCCTGGGTCCGATCCTGTTTTCCATCTATATGAGCTTCACAAATTGGGATCTGTTCCAGTCCCCTGAATTCATCGGTATCGACAATTACAAAACGTTGCTGACCGATGATCCGATCTTCTGGAAATCCGTCGGCAATACATTCTTCTATGCGCTGATATCCATTCCACTGGGCATGTCGATCTCGCTCTGGATTGCATATTACCTGAACAAGAAGATCAAAGGGATTACTTTCTTCCGGATTCTATTCTACCTGCCTTCCGTCGTTCCGGTGGTTGCAAGTTCATTACTCTTCATTCACTTGCTTGCACCGACGGAAGGATTGATCAACCAGGCACTCGCGATCTTTGGTATTGAGGGTCCTGCCTGGCTTCTTGATCCCAACTGGGTTAAGCCTGCATTGATTCTCATGTCCTTATGGGGTGTAGGAGGCGGCGTGGTATTGCTGCTTGCAGGGATGAAAGGCATTCCGCAGGAACTGTACGAGGCCGCAGCCATCGATGGTGCGAAAAGCACACAATCGTTCTTCCATATTACATTCCCGATGCTGACTCCCGTTATTTTCTTCAATCTCGTGACCGGCATGATCGGGGCGCTCCAGACCTTCGCGCAGGTCTTCATCGTCACTGCCGGAGGACCTGATAATTCAAGTCAGATGGTCGTTCCTTACCTGTTCCAGAATGCATTCCAGTTCTACAAAATGGGATATGCATCGGCGATTGCCTGGGTACTATTCATCATCATCATGGCGTTGACACTGGTTGTATTCCGTTCATCGGCGCTATGGGTGCACTACGAGGAGGGAAAAGCCAATGAGTAA
- a CDS encoding sugar ABC transporter substrate-binding protein — MRRSLKVISLLMLVMVMGLTACSSKSGSSGESGGKVDLSMTIWGSEDEKKIYQERLDIVKQTYPDINVKLNVVAGDYDQKVQTMIAGGTAPDIMMIAENYQAYASKNQIIPLDDMIKANNVNMSERYSDDIANLMKYDGKQFGLPDRAGAMVLFYNKDLFDKAGVEYPTKDWTQDDLMAAAQKLTVKENGKTVQWGYYPGSWWPQWMQLIYQNGGSLFDESGKPTFDTEPVRKALQFMNDLTFTHGAGPTPTEIADMGNIGADPLFAQGKIAMETTGFWNIGSLAKVEGINWDISPVWGETNAFFNGLTITNASKHKEEAFKVIEALTTPEAQMPMVKAGQDAPATKAGLSSDEFLNAEYGGKKINMAAFSESTIYAEPFNPQWNEMMKLINDKLGVYFNNKASLDDTVTEIQSGLERLYK, encoded by the coding sequence ATGAGAAGAAGTCTAAAGGTCATTTCGTTATTGATGTTGGTCATGGTAATGGGTCTGACAGCCTGTAGCAGTAAAAGTGGTTCCTCCGGCGAGTCCGGTGGCAAGGTAGATTTGAGTATGACGATCTGGGGTTCGGAGGATGAGAAGAAAATTTATCAGGAACGACTCGATATTGTGAAGCAGACGTATCCCGATATTAATGTGAAACTCAACGTGGTTGCAGGAGATTATGACCAGAAGGTACAGACCATGATCGCCGGAGGAACGGCACCTGACATTATGATGATTGCCGAGAACTATCAGGCCTACGCCTCCAAGAATCAGATTATACCGCTGGATGACATGATCAAGGCGAACAATGTGAACATGTCAGAGCGTTATTCCGATGATATTGCGAACCTGATGAAGTATGATGGCAAGCAATTCGGTTTGCCGGATCGTGCAGGCGCGATGGTCCTCTTTTATAACAAAGATCTGTTTGACAAAGCCGGGGTGGAATACCCAACCAAAGATTGGACGCAGGACGATCTGATGGCAGCGGCTCAGAAGCTGACGGTGAAAGAGAATGGCAAAACAGTTCAGTGGGGCTACTATCCAGGTAGCTGGTGGCCACAATGGATGCAGCTCATCTACCAGAATGGTGGTTCGTTGTTTGATGAGAGTGGCAAACCAACTTTCGATACGGAGCCAGTGCGTAAAGCACTGCAATTCATGAATGATCTGACCTTCACCCACGGTGCAGGACCAACGCCAACTGAGATTGCCGACATGGGGAATATCGGAGCCGATCCGCTATTTGCACAAGGCAAGATCGCCATGGAAACAACCGGTTTCTGGAACATTGGTTCACTCGCTAAGGTCGAAGGCATCAACTGGGATATCTCACCGGTATGGGGCGAAACGAACGCATTCTTCAACGGTTTAACGATTACCAACGCTTCCAAACACAAGGAAGAGGCATTCAAAGTCATTGAAGCACTGACGACACCAGAAGCACAGATGCCAATGGTCAAAGCCGGTCAGGATGCTCCCGCAACCAAAGCCGGTCTGTCCAGTGATGAATTCCTGAATGCTGAATATGGCGGCAAGAAAATCAACATGGCTGCGTTCAGTGAATCAACGATCTATGCAGAACCGTTCAATCCGCAATGGAACGAAATGATGAAGCTGATTAACGACAAGCTGGGTGTGTACTTCAACAACAAAGCTTCACTTGATGATACCGTTACTGAAATCCAAAGTGGACTGGAAAGACTCTACAAATAG
- a CDS encoding LacI family DNA-binding transcriptional regulator has product MTPITIYDIAKEANVSVATVSRVLNDTAPVRASTREKIMSIIEKHQFQPNAQARSLIKKETGTIAIILPDITNPFFPEVFWGAENEARGLGYTFFLCNTAGDYNRESEYLSILREKRVDGIIFLGGRINMQVCPDDMAQELIDMGKRMPIVLVNGNIAKGGFHRVYTDEGAGAALAAEHLLELGHRDIAFVGGLKELSTTMVKVRAVQKKLREHGLEIPKERQLLGSFSIDDGKREMSKLLDRDNPPTAVLCVNDNTAIGAIKSTIEHGLSIPKDISIVGFDDTPLASAVIPELTTVSQNTYQLGKQAVDVLHELINQGKPKKQIILRPELIVRQSTGPAAR; this is encoded by the coding sequence ATGACACCGATCACCATATACGACATCGCCAAAGAAGCAAACGTATCTGTAGCGACAGTCTCCCGGGTGCTGAATGATACGGCACCTGTGCGTGCAAGCACCCGAGAGAAGATTATGTCCATCATCGAAAAACACCAGTTTCAGCCCAATGCGCAAGCGCGCAGTCTGATCAAGAAAGAGACGGGTACCATCGCCATCATCCTGCCGGACATTACGAATCCCTTTTTCCCGGAAGTCTTCTGGGGCGCGGAGAATGAAGCTCGCGGGTTAGGATACACGTTCTTTCTCTGCAATACCGCAGGCGACTACAACAGGGAATCTGAATATTTGTCCATCTTGCGAGAAAAGCGGGTAGACGGGATTATTTTTCTCGGCGGGCGAATCAACATGCAAGTCTGTCCGGATGACATGGCGCAGGAATTGATTGATATGGGCAAACGCATGCCGATCGTGCTGGTCAATGGCAATATTGCCAAAGGCGGGTTCCACCGGGTGTATACCGATGAAGGAGCAGGGGCGGCCCTTGCAGCTGAGCATTTGCTTGAACTGGGGCATCGTGATATCGCCTTTGTCGGCGGGCTGAAAGAGTTATCCACCACCATGGTCAAGGTCAGAGCGGTGCAGAAGAAACTTCGGGAGCATGGGCTCGAAATACCGAAAGAACGGCAGCTGCTCGGAAGTTTCTCCATCGACGATGGCAAAAGGGAAATGTCCAAACTGCTGGATCGAGACAATCCGCCAACTGCAGTCTTATGTGTGAATGACAACACAGCCATTGGTGCGATCAAGTCGACGATTGAGCACGGGCTCTCCATTCCGAAGGATATATCCATTGTGGGTTTTGATGATACACCTCTCGCCAGTGCGGTTATACCGGAACTGACGACCGTATCCCAGAACACATATCAGCTTGGCAAACAGGCTGTGGACGTGCTGCATGAGCTGATTAACCAAGGCAAACCGAAGAAGCAGATTATTCTGCGACCGGAGCTAATAGTGCGTCAAAGTACAGGACCTGCTGCAAGATAA
- a CDS encoding metallophosphoesterase produces MRIVTLDDQPMEHFTYLNTISGGEVVEAQLPMYHGTVSGLPDGVDALIVTSDLQGVVPATERSKDANFGGATASNEETYNSVKTNAEVDSNPMQSTSEDQLLGEVLPAYVRLLLEVEWPELDPERIGVLMCGDLYALRGKRGASGNPVPVWLAFRAAFGWVAGVHGNHDLTDEADAHRLHSVEGIHAMDGPDAMINAGPPTGGPAPSAAQPSQLRIAGLGGIIGRPDKPGRLPAEQYLQSVRKLLKQQPDCLLLHQSPGIAELGLRGEPLIRQALEAGPETVVFSGHTHWDMSLVELSNGTQIVNADSKLFIWTR; encoded by the coding sequence ATGAGAATCGTAACGTTGGACGATCAGCCGATGGAACACTTCACCTATCTGAATACCATCTCCGGGGGAGAGGTGGTCGAAGCCCAACTACCCATGTATCATGGCACAGTCTCGGGGCTGCCCGATGGAGTGGATGCACTCATTGTGACCTCGGATCTGCAAGGAGTTGTGCCTGCTACGGAGCGGAGTAAAGATGCCAACTTTGGCGGAGCGACGGCTTCTAATGAAGAGACGTACAACAGCGTTAAAACGAATGCCGAAGTGGATAGCAACCCTATGCAAAGTACCTCTGAGGATCAACTTCTTGGCGAAGTCCTGCCTGCTTACGTCCGGTTGTTGCTGGAAGTGGAGTGGCCTGAGCTTGATCCGGAACGTATAGGCGTGTTGATGTGTGGAGACCTGTATGCCCTGCGCGGGAAAAGGGGAGCCAGCGGCAATCCGGTACCCGTCTGGCTCGCCTTCAGGGCAGCCTTCGGCTGGGTTGCCGGCGTGCACGGCAACCACGATCTCACCGATGAGGCAGATGCTCATCGGTTGCACAGCGTCGAGGGCATCCATGCCATGGATGGCCCAGACGCAATGATCAACGCTGGCCCCCCAACGGGTGGCCCTGCGCCAAGTGCCGCCCAACCCAGCCAGCTGCGCATCGCGGGCCTGGGCGGCATCATCGGCAGGCCGGACAAGCCGGGCCGGCTGCCGGCAGAGCAGTACCTGCAATCCGTACGCAAGCTGCTGAAGCAGCAGCCGGATTGCTTGCTTTTGCATCAAAGCCCGGGCATCGCCGAGCTTGGGCTTAGGGGTGAACCGCTCATCCGGCAAGCCCTGGAGGCCGGGCCGGAGACGGTGGTGTTCAGCGGACATACCCATTGGGATATGTCGCTGGTTGAGCTGAGCAATGGCACACAGATTGTGAATGCCGACAGCAAGCTGTTTATTTGGACACGTTAA
- a CDS encoding iron-sulfur cluster biosynthesis family protein — protein sequence MIIQVSPLAEARLTEKLGDRPGYFKLFYDTDGCGCDGIAVLLILNEPDSDDVTIEAGSLPFVINKQQQIYFENCLRLQSEHSFPSFRLSSDSMIYGSNVKVHDLRDTADIAPQPTGWLVR from the coding sequence ATGATCATTCAAGTCAGTCCGCTGGCAGAAGCAAGACTTACTGAAAAGCTGGGAGATCGACCAGGCTATTTCAAATTGTTTTATGATACCGATGGATGCGGTTGTGACGGAATTGCGGTACTTCTGATCTTAAACGAACCGGATAGCGATGATGTTACCATAGAAGCGGGTTCGCTTCCATTTGTCATCAACAAACAGCAGCAGATTTACTTCGAAAATTGTCTGCGTCTGCAATCCGAGCATAGTTTCCCTTCGTTCCGACTGAGCAGTGATTCCATGATCTATGGCAGCAACGTTAAAGTCCATGATTTACGAGATACCGCTGATATTGCTCCTCAACCCACCGGATGGCTGGTGCGATAA
- a CDS encoding NUDIX domain-containing protein gives MHNKWRKNWELPGGIIEAGEHAEQCVIRELYEETNQILDTAEFKGLMKFRLQPSFHGPERIECGALFMGELCRLEDFVENDEASSIILWDGTSEIGDIAEIDRKLIEFV, from the coding sequence ATGCATAATAAGTGGAGAAAAAACTGGGAACTTCCAGGTGGGATTATTGAAGCTGGAGAGCATGCGGAGCAATGTGTAATTAGAGAATTGTATGAGGAAACCAATCAAATTCTGGATACAGCTGAATTCAAAGGGCTAATGAAGTTTAGACTCCAGCCAAGTTTTCATGGACCGGAACGAATAGAGTGTGGAGCTCTGTTCATGGGTGAACTGTGCCGACTTGAAGATTTTGTTGAAAACGATGAAGCTTCTTCAATAATCCTTTGGGATGGCACATCCGAGATTGGTGATATCGCAGAAATAGATAGGAAGTTAATTGAATTCGTGTGA
- the arr gene encoding NAD(+)--rifampin ADP-ribosyltransferase codes for MAEILDKGPFYHGTRADLQIGDLLTAGFRSNYNPDVVMNHIYFTALRDGAGLAAELAKGGGEPRVYLVEPTGEWENDPNVTDKKFPGNPTRSYRSKAPLKVVGEVKDWVRQTPEQLAVWHKRLAKIDKGEILN; via the coding sequence ATGGCTGAAATTCTTGACAAAGGTCCTTTTTATCATGGGACACGAGCAGATTTGCAGATTGGGGACCTGCTCACAGCCGGCTTTCGCTCGAATTACAATCCGGATGTTGTGATGAATCACATTTATTTTACAGCTTTGCGTGATGGGGCTGGGTTAGCTGCGGAGTTGGCAAAAGGCGGTGGTGAACCGCGCGTGTATCTTGTTGAACCAACAGGGGAATGGGAGAATGACCCAAATGTGACGGATAAGAAATTCCCAGGTAATCCGACGCGATCATATCGCAGCAAAGCCCCACTAAAAGTTGTTGGCGAAGTGAAAGATTGGGTGCGACAAACGCCTGAACAACTCGCAGTTTGGCATAAACGCTTGGCGAAAATAGATAAAGGTGAGATTCTAAATTAG
- a CDS encoding helix-turn-helix transcriptional regulator: MKTRIAELRKQHKLSQEELGQIVGVTRQTITSLERGKYTASLILAYKISNFFGLAIEEVFDFSEVEEI, encoded by the coding sequence ATGAAGACAAGAATTGCAGAACTGCGTAAGCAGCATAAACTGTCACAGGAAGAGTTGGGACAAATTGTAGGTGTTACCCGGCAAACCATCACTTCTCTAGAAAGGGGAAAATATACGGCTTCCCTTATTCTTGCTTACAAAATTTCTAATTTTTTTGGACTCGCTATTGAAGAAGTTTTTGATTTCAGCGAAGTGGAGGAGATATAA
- a CDS encoding class I SAM-dependent methyltransferase, translating into MIPLVYDQINHWGKDDEFFLALLNKLKVESIVDLGCGTGRWTTHLVQYGYKITAIDPHEEAIEVARIKDNAGKVNWIVGDSSTLQTNTNDAVIMTANVAQVFLTDDSWKKVISDVFRSLNVGGHFIFDIRNPLVKAWEEWEKDGTPDLAKDMRSGDPLEISTEYEGFEGDIYTFYETVKNTKTDEVLVHEKMQIRFRNQEELDESLKQTGFSKIETYGDWDFKHANSKSRSFIFHCVK; encoded by the coding sequence ATGATTCCATTAGTATATGACCAGATTAACCATTGGGGAAAAGACGACGAGTTTTTCCTTGCCTTATTAAATAAATTAAAAGTAGAGTCTATCGTTGACTTAGGCTGCGGAACAGGAAGATGGACGACTCATCTTGTTCAGTACGGTTATAAAATTACAGCTATTGATCCCCATGAAGAAGCAATTGAAGTAGCGAGAATTAAAGATAATGCAGGCAAAGTGAATTGGATTGTAGGAGATAGCTCAACTTTACAAACCAATACCAATGACGCGGTTATTATGACTGCCAATGTGGCACAGGTATTTCTAACTGATGATAGTTGGAAGAAAGTAATCTCAGACGTATTTCGATCCCTAAACGTTGGCGGCCACTTTATTTTTGATATTAGAAACCCTTTGGTTAAAGCGTGGGAAGAGTGGGAAAAGGACGGGACGCCGGACTTAGCTAAAGATATGCGAAGTGGAGACCCTCTTGAAATCTCTACAGAATATGAAGGGTTTGAGGGAGATATCTATACTTTTTATGAAACTGTGAAAAATACAAAAACAGACGAAGTCCTAGTTCATGAAAAAATGCAGATCAGATTTCGAAATCAAGAAGAATTGGATGAGTCGCTGAAACAAACAGGGTTTTCGAAAATTGAAACATATGGCGATTGGGATTTTAAACACGCAAATTCTAAAAGTCGATCCTTTATTTTTCACTGTGTAAAATAG
- a CDS encoding PucR family transcriptional regulator ligand-binding domain-containing protein, with translation MDLQQLLTIPILSKAKVIAGHRGLDRLVQSINIMDAPDIVQFLKPGDMLLTNGYILKDRPDAHLGFITDMHAIGCAALAVKTQRFSLELSPQLLETADRLGFPIIELSEIDNTLGEIFQQSISAILQNKTHELHYALSIHKQFSTMIMQGKGIPNIVDTLSQLLSSPVLLLGSKKQITASSHYAEQMDDHSLAAPLLTFIDEHASFHTTISICLLTAEKYRHAEFHPIFTDRHEGYLIARYDSSASSKLSTLALEQAVNVIGLELTKKQAVKERSRRYKNEYFSDLIQGFIRSEQEALHRGKKYGLHAKGSSVLIIAKKDESLAGIPKQNAAPSEERFISERDANYELIKQEFTKLDLSFVMFTKNDQFGILVFLNESSWDEHTVTQQLERIASNLYTESQLSLSFGIGNPYTNVLDIGLSYKEAVKALQSGYQMRKTRFAHSYQTMDISRLLRMIPHDEMLQFHQETFKPFEGRDPNERSELMKTLSSFYENHCQIVDTAKELFVHRNTVIYRLEKCEKLTGRNIKDPMESLRFRLAFALESLLKLNPPPSEVNHTS, from the coding sequence ATGGATCTGCAACAGTTATTGACTATCCCCATTCTCTCCAAAGCAAAGGTAATTGCCGGACATCGTGGCCTAGATCGTTTGGTGCAATCGATTAATATTATGGATGCCCCAGATATTGTACAATTCCTGAAACCCGGAGATATGCTGCTGACCAACGGTTATATTCTGAAAGACCGCCCCGATGCTCATCTTGGATTCATTACCGATATGCATGCGATCGGTTGTGCAGCGCTTGCGGTCAAGACACAGCGCTTCTCTCTTGAATTATCTCCGCAACTGCTTGAAACAGCCGACAGGTTGGGCTTCCCAATTATCGAGCTGTCGGAGATCGACAATACACTCGGTGAAATATTTCAACAATCGATTAGCGCCATCCTTCAGAACAAAACCCATGAGCTTCACTACGCCTTATCTATTCACAAACAATTTTCCACGATGATTATGCAGGGAAAAGGTATACCCAACATCGTAGATACGTTGTCTCAATTGCTCTCTTCACCCGTTCTTCTGCTTGGTTCGAAGAAACAGATTACAGCAAGCTCCCATTATGCAGAACAGATGGATGACCACTCTCTCGCCGCACCCTTACTGACATTTATAGATGAGCACGCTTCCTTCCATACCACAATCTCAATCTGTCTGCTTACCGCTGAGAAATATCGACATGCCGAGTTCCATCCCATCTTCACGGATCGGCACGAGGGCTATTTGATCGCACGATACGATAGTTCCGCAAGTTCTAAACTCTCCACTCTGGCACTGGAGCAAGCCGTCAATGTAATCGGTCTGGAGTTAACCAAGAAGCAAGCGGTCAAAGAGCGTTCCCGTCGTTACAAAAATGAATATTTCTCCGATCTCATTCAAGGCTTCATTCGTTCGGAACAAGAAGCGCTGCACCGCGGCAAGAAATACGGGCTGCATGCAAAAGGAAGTTCCGTTCTCATCATTGCCAAAAAGGATGAATCCTTAGCGGGCATACCTAAGCAGAACGCTGCTCCCTCCGAAGAGCGGTTCATCTCGGAACGAGACGCTAATTACGAGCTGATTAAGCAGGAGTTCACCAAACTGGATCTTTCTTTTGTCATGTTCACCAAAAACGACCAGTTTGGTATACTCGTCTTTTTGAACGAATCGTCTTGGGACGAACACACCGTTACTCAGCAACTTGAGCGAATCGCAAGCAATCTGTATACGGAGTCGCAGCTCAGCTTATCCTTCGGAATAGGCAATCCCTATACGAATGTATTGGATATCGGACTCTCCTATAAGGAAGCAGTCAAGGCGCTTCAATCCGGCTATCAGATGCGAAAGACCCGCTTCGCCCATTCCTATCAGACGATGGATATAAGTCGCCTGCTGCGTATGATTCCCCACGATGAAATGTTGCAGTTCCATCAAGAAACCTTTAAGCCCTTCGAAGGCCGAGATCCAAACGAGCGCAGCGAACTTATGAAGACCTTGTCCTCCTTCTATGAGAATCATTGCCAGATCGTCGATACAGCGAAAGAACTGTTTGTACATCGCAATACAGTGATCTATAGGTTGGAAAAATGCGAGAAACTAACCGGCCGAAACATCAAGGACCCGATGGAGAGCCTGCGCTTTCGACTTGCCTTTGCACTTGAGTCCCTTCTGAAGCTTAATCCACCTCCCAGTGAAGTTAATCATACGTCTTGA
- a CDS encoding ABC transporter ATP-binding protein, giving the protein MAIQIQGVSKSFVSATGEDIQVLAEVSMQIKKQEFFSIVGPSGCGKSTIFNIIAGLLKPTNGKVIVCGEEIDQTTGHVGYMMQKDLLLPWRSILDNVTLGLEVKGMSKKDRGDIAMDYLDRYGLASFAEAYPSTLSGGMRQRVALIRTLVTQPDIILLDEPFSALDYQTRLILEDEILSILKSEGKTGVLITHDIEEAIAISDRIAVMSKRPTTVKQVYEIGLASQYGSALKARSDQKFKQYFESIWAELDIQMGRIS; this is encoded by the coding sequence ATGGCTATACAGATACAAGGCGTATCCAAATCATTTGTCAGTGCAACTGGCGAAGATATTCAAGTACTCGCTGAGGTTTCGATGCAAATCAAGAAGCAGGAGTTCTTCAGTATCGTGGGACCGAGCGGATGTGGCAAGAGTACGATCTTCAATATTATCGCGGGTCTGCTTAAACCAACGAATGGCAAGGTTATCGTCTGTGGCGAAGAGATTGATCAGACCACCGGGCATGTCGGCTATATGATGCAAAAGGATCTGCTGCTGCCTTGGAGAAGCATCTTGGACAATGTCACGCTAGGTTTGGAAGTGAAGGGCATGTCCAAAAAAGATCGCGGCGATATTGCCATGGATTATCTGGATCGTTATGGCCTGGCTTCATTCGCAGAAGCCTATCCCTCCACACTATCAGGCGGTATGCGCCAACGTGTAGCCCTCATACGTACCCTCGTTACCCAGCCCGATATTATATTACTGGACGAACCCTTCTCCGCACTTGATTATCAGACCCGACTCATTCTGGAAGATGAGATCTTGTCTATCCTGAAATCCGAGGGCAAGACAGGCGTGCTTATCACGCATGACATTGAGGAAGCCATCGCCATCTCCGACCGCATTGCTGTCATGAGCAAACGACCAACGACCGTGAAGCAGGTGTATGAGATTGGTCTCGCCTCGCAATACGGTTCAGCACTGAAAGCCCGCTCCGACCAGAAGTTTAAACAGTATTTTGAATCGATCTGGGCAGAGCTTGATATCCAAATGGGGAGGATCAGCTAA
- a CDS encoding ABC transporter permease, which produces MKSTSPEITLAGKPAGVVKSKRRQSTFSKEWLITMLWRFIIVAVILVIWESAVRLKLVNGFLMGSPSAILDAAITMASSGQLLTDAFATVNATVIGFVAGSLIGSLAGLLMWYSKSVARVLDPFIVAMNGIPKIALAPMIIIWFGSGIFSKIALASVATFIVALLSAYQATHQIDESQINLMKSFGAKKSQIFRKIIVPSSLPWIISAFRINIGLALVSVVGGEFISSDKGLGHMVFVEGNLFNLPAVWVGVFMLMLVAMLLYTCVGYIESRLLPWNDNKTSSKTTSV; this is translated from the coding sequence ATGAAGAGCACATCACCTGAAATTACCCTTGCCGGAAAGCCTGCTGGAGTTGTGAAGAGCAAACGCAGACAGTCCACCTTCTCCAAAGAATGGCTCATAACGATGCTGTGGCGGTTCATTATTGTAGCGGTCATCCTGGTGATCTGGGAATCCGCCGTTCGTCTGAAACTGGTTAACGGATTCCTCATGGGATCACCAAGCGCCATTCTTGATGCCGCCATCACGATGGCCAGCTCAGGGCAACTGCTTACAGACGCTTTTGCAACGGTGAATGCCACTGTTATCGGCTTCGTAGCAGGGAGCTTAATCGGATCGTTGGCAGGATTACTCATGTGGTATTCCAAGTCCGTTGCCCGTGTGCTCGATCCGTTCATTGTAGCGATGAACGGTATTCCGAAGATCGCACTCGCTCCCATGATTATCATCTGGTTCGGTTCAGGCATCTTCTCCAAGATTGCTCTTGCCTCTGTCGCAACATTTATCGTAGCGCTATTATCCGCCTACCAAGCGACGCATCAGATCGACGAATCCCAGATTAATCTGATGAAATCCTTCGGTGCGAAGAAATCACAGATTTTCCGCAAAATTATCGTTCCTTCCTCTCTGCCATGGATTATCTCAGCCTTCCGGATCAATATCGGTCTGGCACTGGTGTCTGTCGTAGGTGGAGAATTCATCTCTTCTGACAAAGGACTCGGACATATGGTGTTCGTCGAAGGTAACCTATTCAACCTTCCGGCTGTATGGGTTGGCGTATTCATGCTTATGCTGGTCGCCATGCTACTCTACACCTGTGTCGGTTATATCGAATCCCGACTTCTTCCATGGAACGACAACAAGACCAGCAGCAAAACCACATCTGTCTAA